In a single window of the Caulobacter soli genome:
- a CDS encoding metal-dependent hydrolase family protein, with protein sequence MQRKLAALAFLATVCVAPLAHAADIEVVRAARLLDVASGKYVDNPQVVITDGRITAVGKAGDATPAGAKMVDLPGATLLPGLIDMHTHISAVAEMGGYNSLQYSDAFWSVVQTANAKKTLEAGFTTIRNVGSDRFDDVGLREAIDEGYVPGPRIVTATYAIGATGGHCDSTFFPPSMDQKGPYNVDSPDEGRKRVRELKKYGAQVIKICATGGVFSHGDEPGQQQLTLAEMTAIVDEAHMAGLKVAAHAHGAAGIKDAIRAGVDTIEHASLVDDEGIKLAVQKGAYFSMDIYNTDYTQAEGAKNGVLEDNLRKDRDIGEIQRENFRKSLKAGVKMIFGTDAGVYPHGTNARQFAVMVRYGATPLQAIQAATITASQALGREKDVGQVTVGRYGDLIAVSGDPLVDVTTLEKPVFVMKGGAVVKQP encoded by the coding sequence ATGCAGCGTAAACTGGCCGCTCTGGCCTTCCTGGCGACGGTCTGCGTCGCGCCCTTGGCGCACGCCGCCGATATCGAAGTGGTGCGCGCCGCGCGGCTGCTGGACGTGGCCTCTGGCAAGTATGTCGACAATCCGCAGGTGGTGATCACCGACGGCCGGATCACGGCGGTGGGCAAGGCGGGCGACGCGACCCCGGCCGGGGCCAAGATGGTCGATCTGCCGGGCGCGACCCTGTTGCCGGGCCTGATCGACATGCACACCCACATCAGCGCCGTGGCCGAGATGGGCGGTTACAACAGCCTGCAATACAGCGACGCCTTCTGGAGCGTGGTCCAGACCGCCAACGCGAAGAAGACGCTGGAGGCCGGTTTCACGACCATCCGCAACGTCGGCTCGGACCGGTTCGACGACGTGGGCCTGCGCGAGGCGATCGACGAGGGCTACGTGCCCGGGCCGCGCATCGTCACGGCGACCTATGCGATCGGCGCGACGGGCGGTCATTGCGACTCCACCTTCTTCCCGCCGTCGATGGACCAGAAGGGCCCCTACAATGTCGACAGCCCCGACGAAGGCCGCAAACGGGTGCGCGAGCTGAAGAAGTACGGGGCCCAGGTGATCAAGATCTGCGCGACCGGCGGCGTGTTCTCGCACGGCGACGAGCCGGGCCAGCAACAGCTGACCCTGGCCGAGATGACCGCCATCGTCGACGAGGCCCACATGGCCGGCCTGAAGGTCGCCGCCCACGCGCACGGCGCGGCGGGGATCAAGGACGCCATCCGCGCCGGCGTCGACACCATCGAGCACGCCAGCCTGGTCGACGACGAGGGCATCAAGCTGGCTGTCCAGAAGGGCGCCTACTTCTCGATGGACATCTACAACACCGACTACACCCAGGCCGAGGGCGCCAAGAACGGCGTGCTGGAGGACAATCTGCGCAAGGATCGCGACATCGGCGAGATCCAGCGCGAAAACTTCCGCAAGTCGCTGAAGGCCGGCGTGAAGATGATCTTCGGCACCGACGCCGGGGTCTATCCGCATGGGACCAACGCCCGGCAGTTCGCGGTGATGGTCCGTTATGGCGCGACGCCCCTGCAGGCGATCCAGGCCGCGACGATCACCGCCTCCCAGGCCCTGGGCCGCGAGAAGGATGTCGGCCAGGTGACCGTGGGTCGTTATGGCGACCTGATCGCGGTGTCCGGCGATCCGCTGGTCGACGTCACGACGCTGGAAAAGCCGGTGTTCGTGATGAAGGGCGGGGCGGTGGTCAAACAGCCCTAG
- a CDS encoding beta strand repeat-containing protein, giving the protein MTPSTIRTILPRPLSRAAHRNRLLAASALVSVLALAQPSVAGTLPGIPSAANITVSTGGSQPFITFPDAITLQIDLNAPRTVINWTDLHLSSGDAMNFLFDAANDIVLNKTTSQIRFDNGSVVTGKIGAATAGNVWFYSPQGVIVSPGATMTAGGFLFSKGSGLNDASFAATTANTTAALTNLRAATDALIQMTTISSATTASINSSGDVVLSASSGPLNVSIAAGATVDISTTSGSITASEVTATSGAASVAAGGPGATVAQITGETGVTVSSGANTSVGSATTMTSGDILLTSNGSASLTLGNSARDLTLSAPLVFAHTVDAVRDVFLTGTTGASVANRIFAGDDIEITASNGDVDASGAILRSTGLGASDDAHILLRSDTGSVTADTTLLTQGTGAQAGDITVQAATDAIVGTADSTRDLKITGTSASLDNGSAARDLFVTATTGNATVTTSATAGDDVEVTTTDGDLLASGATLKSTGVGATDDAHVLAKSTNGAADVGTAITQGTGVAAGDVTLDSGDTITAGDLQSTRDVLVTAAGDVDVTAATAGRDITITSNGGGAILRKAVLTGAGVGHDLSITATNDAVLGDPDYQAITTANLFSRTGGNTGAASVRSTGGGDAVVHLDTADLIDTLEGEGVDVTISNGLASFGTITANTTNIYVEALNGGLTVDTATANNGDVALYDAGGDLTLTGSAHGANLVHLETDGLLDGKLASLISSDGDLELIGGGVDVGHITANGMIEATAATANAVVQWAEAGQAVVVASINGDATLRGATGPDGVAVVAYNTATFGADDLGSINPDNYVDTNVSCGCGTDGLQVTSFNGNAVVNINVATNGIDLVASSIGGDVTVNQTSGDLKINEVAGYNISLNANDGALEVGHVTSSGGDYTIRGQDFLGAVLTPDLFSGAIHDVTITDTLGDLDLGTAAIHADHWLTITAEQGAVTGAAQLSAGGGLNDARVVVTGQSVALDTVTSDGLVTLDGRNGLVDVATSVDVWGNYSLSGGDFANAALTPQGDMRGTWAIRDRVGGFDFTGKTLHYGGSLLLFVNGVVNGGDITVDVGNIYAEVYSGHLGALTAPLFVGATSIDGGIDVDLIRAGTVARVWATDFGTARLGGAIMSGTATPQVLVEAFDGDAILGAATPGAITTANAVTSTGAPATISVTAPTGRVDINLDHITNAGLTSVDGLQDVIANIANGPLTIDGTVHGGNTVRVASHGGMTIAGTGKVQADGAGDAVILASDGVFTNARGADAVAAPNGRWLIYSQAVGNPLGSTAGDSFNGLAGVRYFGSRYDFSTGLFSTTPGAGNRFVQAYRAALTVTADALSKQVGQAGDPPLTYRITAGTLFGGDAFTGSLAREAGELPGDYAIGRGTLGLAANYDLTFTGAVFTIKAVPSNDQNGSAALKSLGQSPDFTLDWDPEFRLTTEGQACSGEGCPPQAAIGGGKAVAALR; this is encoded by the coding sequence ATGACCCCGTCAACGATCCGTACGATCCTTCCTCGCCCCCTTTCGCGTGCGGCGCACCGTAATCGGCTGCTGGCGGCCTCGGCCCTCGTCAGTGTTCTCGCGCTGGCCCAGCCGAGCGTGGCGGGGACCCTGCCGGGCATTCCCAGCGCCGCCAACATCACGGTGTCGACGGGCGGTTCGCAGCCCTTCATCACCTTCCCGGACGCCATCACCCTGCAGATCGACCTGAACGCGCCCCGCACGGTGATCAACTGGACCGACCTGCACCTCAGCAGCGGCGACGCGATGAACTTCCTGTTCGACGCGGCCAACGACATCGTCCTGAACAAGACCACCAGCCAGATCCGGTTCGACAACGGCAGCGTGGTGACCGGCAAGATCGGGGCGGCGACGGCCGGCAATGTCTGGTTCTATTCGCCCCAGGGCGTGATCGTCTCGCCGGGCGCGACCATGACCGCCGGCGGCTTCCTGTTCAGCAAGGGTTCGGGACTCAACGACGCCAGCTTCGCCGCCACGACCGCCAACACGACCGCTGCACTGACCAACCTGCGCGCCGCCACCGACGCCCTGATCCAGATGACCACGATCAGTTCGGCGACCACCGCCTCGATCAACAGCAGCGGCGACGTCGTGCTCAGCGCCTCGAGCGGCCCCCTGAACGTCAGCATCGCCGCGGGCGCGACGGTGGACATTTCGACGACCTCGGGCTCGATCACCGCCAGCGAAGTCACCGCCACCAGCGGCGCGGCCTCGGTCGCCGCGGGCGGGCCCGGCGCGACGGTCGCCCAGATCACCGGCGAGACCGGCGTGACGGTCTCCTCGGGCGCCAACACCTCGGTGGGCTCGGCCACGACCATGACCTCGGGCGACATCCTGCTGACCAGCAACGGTTCGGCGTCGCTGACCCTGGGCAATTCGGCGCGCGACCTCACGCTCAGCGCTCCGCTGGTCTTCGCGCACACCGTCGACGCGGTGCGCGACGTCTTCCTTACCGGAACGACGGGCGCCTCGGTGGCCAATCGCATCTTCGCGGGCGACGACATCGAGATCACCGCCTCCAACGGCGACGTCGACGCCAGCGGCGCCATTCTGAGATCGACTGGTCTGGGGGCCAGTGACGACGCGCACATCCTGCTGCGGTCCGACACCGGCTCGGTCACCGCCGACACCACGCTGCTGACCCAGGGAACCGGCGCGCAGGCCGGTGACATCACCGTCCAGGCGGCGACCGACGCGATCGTCGGCACGGCCGACTCCACCCGTGACCTGAAGATCACGGGCACGAGCGCCAGCTTGGACAATGGCTCGGCCGCGCGCGACCTCTTCGTCACCGCCACGACCGGGAACGCGACCGTGACCACCTCGGCCACGGCCGGCGACGACGTGGAGGTCACCACCACCGACGGCGACCTCCTGGCCAGCGGCGCGACGCTGAAGTCCACCGGCGTCGGCGCGACGGATGACGCCCACGTGCTGGCGAAGTCGACCAACGGCGCCGCCGATGTCGGGACGGCGATCACCCAGGGCACGGGCGTGGCCGCTGGCGACGTCACGCTGGACTCGGGCGACACGATCACGGCGGGCGACCTGCAGTCGACGCGGGACGTCCTGGTCACGGCGGCGGGCGATGTCGACGTGACCGCCGCCACGGCCGGGCGGGACATCACCATCACCTCGAACGGCGGTGGCGCGATCCTGCGCAAGGCCGTGCTGACGGGGGCCGGCGTCGGCCATGACCTGTCGATCACGGCGACCAACGACGCGGTGCTGGGCGATCCGGACTATCAAGCGATCACCACCGCCAATCTGTTCAGCCGCACGGGCGGCAACACGGGCGCGGCCAGTGTCCGCTCGACTGGCGGCGGCGACGCCGTGGTCCATCTCGACACCGCCGACCTGATCGACACCCTGGAGGGTGAAGGCGTCGACGTGACGATCAGCAACGGCTTGGCCTCGTTCGGCACGATCACGGCCAACACCACCAATATCTATGTCGAGGCGCTGAACGGCGGCCTGACCGTCGATACGGCCACGGCGAACAATGGCGACGTGGCGCTGTACGACGCCGGCGGCGACCTGACGCTGACGGGCTCGGCGCACGGCGCGAACCTGGTGCACCTGGAGACTGACGGCCTGCTGGACGGAAAGCTGGCCAGCCTCATCTCCAGCGACGGCGACCTGGAACTGATCGGCGGTGGCGTCGACGTGGGCCACATCACGGCCAACGGAATGATCGAGGCGACCGCCGCTACCGCTAACGCCGTGGTGCAATGGGCCGAGGCCGGCCAGGCCGTCGTAGTGGCCTCGATCAACGGTGACGCGACCCTGCGCGGCGCCACGGGCCCCGACGGCGTGGCGGTGGTGGCCTACAACACCGCCACGTTCGGCGCGGACGACTTGGGTTCGATCAACCCAGACAACTATGTCGACACAAACGTCAGCTGCGGCTGCGGCACGGACGGGCTGCAGGTCACGTCCTTTAACGGCAACGCGGTGGTCAACATCAACGTGGCCACCAACGGCATCGACCTCGTCGCATCGTCCATCGGTGGCGACGTTACCGTGAACCAGACCAGCGGCGACCTGAAGATCAACGAGGTGGCGGGCTACAACATCTCGCTCAACGCCAACGACGGCGCGCTTGAGGTCGGTCACGTCACCTCTTCCGGTGGCGACTACACAATCAGGGGGCAGGACTTCCTGGGCGCCGTCCTGACCCCGGACCTGTTCTCCGGCGCGATCCACGACGTCACCATCACCGACACCCTGGGCGACCTGGACCTGGGGACCGCCGCCATTCACGCCGACCACTGGTTGACCATCACCGCCGAGCAGGGCGCGGTGACCGGCGCGGCTCAGCTGAGCGCGGGCGGCGGACTGAACGACGCCCGGGTTGTCGTGACGGGGCAAAGCGTCGCCCTCGACACGGTCACGAGCGACGGCCTGGTGACGCTGGACGGCCGAAACGGCCTGGTGGACGTGGCCACCAGCGTCGACGTGTGGGGGAACTACAGCCTGAGCGGCGGCGATTTCGCCAACGCCGCCCTGACGCCGCAGGGGGACATGCGCGGAACTTGGGCCATTCGCGACCGGGTCGGCGGCTTCGACTTCACCGGCAAGACCCTGCACTACGGCGGGAGCCTCCTGCTGTTCGTCAACGGCGTCGTCAACGGCGGCGACATCACCGTGGACGTGGGCAACATCTATGCCGAGGTCTACAGCGGACACTTGGGCGCGCTCACCGCGCCGTTGTTCGTCGGGGCGACCAGCATCGACGGCGGCATCGATGTGGACCTGATCCGGGCCGGGACGGTCGCCCGGGTCTGGGCTACGGACTTCGGCACGGCCCGCCTGGGCGGGGCGATCATGAGCGGGACGGCAACCCCGCAGGTGCTCGTCGAGGCCTTCGACGGCGACGCCATCCTGGGCGCCGCGACGCCGGGCGCGATCACGACGGCCAACGCCGTCACCTCGACCGGCGCGCCCGCGACGATCAGCGTCACGGCCCCGACGGGCCGGGTCGACATCAACCTGGACCATATCACCAACGCCGGCCTGACCTCGGTCGACGGTCTGCAAGACGTGATCGCCAATATCGCCAACGGCCCCTTGACCATCGACGGAACCGTGCATGGCGGCAACACGGTGCGGGTCGCCTCGCACGGCGGCATGACCATCGCCGGCACGGGCAAGGTCCAGGCCGACGGCGCGGGCGACGCGGTCATCCTGGCCTCGGACGGGGTGTTCACCAACGCGCGCGGAGCCGACGCGGTGGCCGCCCCCAACGGCCGTTGGTTGATCTACAGCCAGGCGGTCGGCAATCCCCTGGGCTCGACGGCGGGCGACAGCTTCAACGGGCTGGCGGGCGTCCGATATTTCGGCTCGCGGTACGACTTCTCGACCGGCCTCTTTTCCACGACGCCCGGCGCGGGCAATCGCTTCGTCCAGGCCTATCGGGCGGCGCTGACGGTGACGGCCGACGCCCTGTCCAAACAGGTCGGTCAAGCTGGCGATCCGCCCCTGACCTATCGCATCACGGCGGGGACCCTGTTCGGTGGCGACGCCTTCACCGGATCGCTGGCGCGCGAGGCCGGTGAACTGCCTGGGGACTATGCGATCGGGCGCGGAACCCTGGGCCTGGCGGCGAACTACGACCTGACCTTCACCGGCGCGGTGTTCACGATCAAGGCGGTCCCCTCGAACGACCAGAACGGCTCGGCGGCGCTCAAGTCTCTGGGCCAGTCGCCGGACTTCACCCTGGACTGGGATCCGGAGTTTCGCCTGACGACCGAGGGCCAGGCCTGCTCTGGCGAAGGCTGCCCGCCCCAGGCCGCGATCGGCGGCGGCAAGGCGGTTGCGGCGCTGCGCTAG
- a CDS encoding ShlB/FhaC/HecB family hemolysin secretion/activation protein yields the protein MLVTSASAQVALPSRQELDPARAAPIAAAPRGDLFKGVEAGPCAFRDSSIKVTLKTVAFQGATANEGGGGALALSDQALASTYAEFIGREAPLSVVCDIRDRAATLYLRRGVLASVVIPEQRITEGRLTLTVIEARIAAVNYHGDAGPAQKQVARFLDHLRGLAPFDLDVAQRYLLLASDVPGVRLQSTLKASPQGQGALDLDIAIARDAVDGSIVAQNYGSKTVGRDLTLARLDLNGVTPLGERTSILGYGTLSSDEQRVIQAVERFYIGGDGLVADVSGAWGWTKPGDVLKPLELEGESFAGSLRLSYPLMRHRRHNLNIAAGLDWIDQKVEFGGGAAVLTDDHLRVFFVRLDGHYAPASLAGNSVAMTGTVELRQGVHNLGASRYGEFTASRFLAKPDATVLRAEGQVGGRLAGPVIGKLIVAWQHTDDPLLSYEEYGVGNLTIGRGYDPSVASGDRALSGTVEISTVPLVLAGGRAAWRPYAFYDAAELTNLGFGAGKLDLTSAGVGVRAQVTSRVAVDLTWAKPFDSPFGVGDEPPSRILISLSAALF from the coding sequence ATGCTGGTGACCTCCGCGAGCGCCCAGGTGGCTCTTCCGTCGCGCCAGGAGCTGGATCCCGCCCGCGCCGCGCCGATCGCGGCCGCGCCGCGCGGCGACCTGTTCAAGGGTGTCGAGGCCGGACCCTGCGCCTTCCGCGACAGCTCCATCAAGGTCACCCTCAAGACGGTGGCGTTCCAGGGCGCGACGGCCAATGAAGGCGGGGGCGGCGCCCTGGCGCTGTCGGACCAGGCCCTGGCCTCGACCTATGCCGAGTTCATCGGCCGCGAGGCGCCGCTTAGCGTGGTCTGCGACATCCGCGACCGGGCCGCGACGCTCTATCTGCGGCGCGGCGTGCTGGCCAGCGTGGTCATCCCCGAGCAGCGCATCACCGAAGGGCGGCTGACCCTGACGGTGATCGAGGCGCGGATCGCGGCGGTGAACTATCACGGCGACGCCGGGCCGGCCCAGAAGCAGGTCGCGCGCTTCCTGGACCATCTGCGCGGCCTGGCGCCGTTCGACCTCGACGTCGCCCAGCGCTATCTGCTGCTGGCCTCCGACGTGCCCGGCGTACGCCTGCAGTCGACGCTCAAGGCCTCGCCGCAGGGCCAGGGCGCGCTGGACCTGGACATCGCCATCGCCCGCGACGCCGTCGACGGCTCGATCGTGGCCCAGAACTACGGCTCCAAGACCGTCGGCCGCGACCTGACCCTGGCCCGGCTGGACCTGAACGGCGTCACCCCGCTGGGCGAGCGGACCTCGATCCTCGGCTACGGCACGCTGTCCAGCGACGAGCAGCGGGTCATCCAGGCGGTCGAGCGGTTCTATATCGGCGGCGACGGCCTGGTGGCGGATGTCTCCGGCGCGTGGGGCTGGACCAAGCCAGGCGACGTGCTCAAGCCGCTGGAGCTGGAAGGCGAGTCGTTCGCCGGCAGCCTGCGCCTGAGCTATCCGCTGATGCGGCATCGCCGCCACAACCTCAACATCGCGGCCGGCCTGGACTGGATCGACCAGAAGGTCGAGTTCGGCGGCGGCGCGGCCGTGCTGACCGACGACCACCTGCGGGTGTTCTTCGTCCGGCTGGACGGCCACTACGCCCCGGCCAGCCTGGCGGGCAACTCGGTGGCGATGACCGGCACGGTCGAGCTGCGCCAGGGCGTGCACAACCTCGGCGCCAGCCGCTACGGCGAGTTCACCGCCTCGCGTTTCCTGGCCAAACCGGACGCCACGGTGCTGCGGGCCGAGGGGCAGGTCGGCGGACGTCTGGCGGGGCCAGTGATCGGCAAGCTTATCGTCGCCTGGCAGCACACCGATGATCCGCTGCTGTCCTACGAGGAGTACGGGGTCGGCAACCTGACGATAGGGCGGGGCTATGACCCCTCGGTGGCGTCCGGCGACCGCGCCCTCTCGGGGACGGTCGAGATCAGCACCGTGCCGCTGGTCTTGGCCGGAGGCCGCGCCGCCTGGCGGCCTTACGCCTTCTACGATGCGGCGGAACTAACCAATCTGGGCTTTGGGGCCGGCAAGCTGGACCTGACCTCGGCCGGGGTCGGGGTGCGGGCCCAGGTCACCTCGCGCGTGGCCGTCGATCTGACCTGGGCCAAGCCCTTCGACAGTCCGTTCGGCGTGGGCGACGAGCCGCCCTCGCGCATCCTGATCTCGCTGTCCGCCGCCCTGTTCTAG
- the cytX gene encoding putative hydroxymethylpyrimidine transporter CytX, which yields MAEPNDTYDPLTPVPGDRRVFGARDAFSLWFSLGIGLLVLQAGAFLVPGLSLGVALAAIVTGSVLGAVLLAAAGVVGTDTGLSAMGSLRLALGARGAAIPAALNAIQLTGWGAFEIIAMRDSANALTRQAFGFSSPLLWTLLFGGLATWLAILGPVSFVRRFLRAWGLWLLLAGAGWLTWRLLADNDLAALMARAGTGEMSFGAGVDLVVAMPLSWLPLIADYTRFGRTPGGMFRGSAVGYLLANVWFMGLGAAYALAAGGGEGLLLTALAASGGGFALLLIVIDETDNTFADIHSAAISSATLVRARPARLALGFGVICTAIALLAPIARYESFLLLIGSVFAPLFGVLLTDHFIVRRRRADAAGVAPASLNLPGLAAWVVGVGAYQAFSRLTPQIGATLPAFLVAAAAYLVFAQARARLTGKARRIQNPLP from the coding sequence ATGGCCGAACCCAACGACACCTACGATCCCCTGACGCCCGTGCCGGGGGACCGCAGGGTCTTCGGCGCCCGCGACGCCTTTTCGCTGTGGTTCAGCCTGGGCATCGGCCTGCTGGTGCTGCAGGCGGGGGCCTTCCTGGTGCCGGGCCTGAGCCTGGGCGTGGCTCTGGCGGCGATCGTCACCGGCTCGGTGCTGGGCGCGGTTCTGCTGGCCGCCGCCGGGGTGGTGGGGACCGACACCGGCCTGTCGGCCATGGGCTCGCTGCGACTGGCTCTGGGCGCGCGCGGCGCGGCGATCCCGGCGGCGCTGAACGCCATCCAGCTGACGGGCTGGGGCGCGTTCGAGATCATCGCCATGCGCGATTCCGCCAACGCCCTGACCCGGCAGGCCTTCGGCTTTTCCAGCCCCTTGCTGTGGACCCTGCTGTTCGGGGGGCTCGCGACCTGGCTGGCGATCCTGGGGCCGGTGTCGTTCGTGCGGCGGTTCCTGCGCGCCTGGGGCCTGTGGCTGCTGCTGGCCGGCGCGGGCTGGCTGACCTGGCGGCTGCTGGCCGACAATGACCTGGCCGCGCTGATGGCCAGGGCCGGAACCGGTGAGATGAGCTTCGGGGCCGGCGTCGACCTGGTGGTGGCCATGCCGCTGTCGTGGCTGCCGCTGATCGCCGACTACACGCGGTTCGGACGCACGCCGGGCGGCATGTTCCGGGGCAGCGCGGTCGGCTACCTGCTGGCCAATGTCTGGTTCATGGGCCTGGGCGCGGCCTACGCCCTGGCGGCCGGGGGCGGGGAGGGGCTGCTGCTGACCGCCCTGGCCGCCAGCGGCGGCGGCTTCGCCCTGCTGCTGATCGTCATCGACGAGACCGACAACACCTTCGCCGACATCCATTCGGCGGCGATCTCGTCCGCCACCCTGGTTCGGGCCCGGCCGGCGCGGCTGGCCCTGGGCTTTGGCGTGATCTGCACGGCCATCGCCCTGCTAGCCCCGATCGCCCGCTATGAGAGCTTCCTGCTGCTGATCGGCTCGGTGTTCGCGCCGTTGTTCGGCGTGCTGCTGACCGACCATTTCATCGTGCGCCGCCGCCGCGCGGACGCCGCCGGCGTCGCGCCCGCGAGCCTGAACCTGCCGGGCCTGGCGGCCTGGGTGGTGGGTGTCGGCGCCTACCAGGCGTTTAGCCGGTTGACCCCCCAGATCGGCGCGACCCTGCCGGCCTTCCTGGTCGCCGCCGCGGCTTATCTGGTGTTTGCACAGGCGCGAGCGCGTCTGACTGGCAAAGCGAGGCGGATCCAGAATCCTTTGCCCTGA